In Drosophila bipectinata strain 14024-0381.07 chromosome 2R, DbipHiC1v2, whole genome shotgun sequence, one genomic interval encodes:
- the igl gene encoding uncharacterized protein igl isoform X2, which produces MKKSETKTATNNGTATGAAPSADAAGAAASLEPTKAELEAEFDPNDKELCHAALKIQSTFRGHLARKLVNKDAPEDEDIQEITKKVAEELDIDLTDPELNKAATKIQASFRGHKLRKETNPE; this is translated from the exons ATGAAAAAATCGGAAACCAAAACCGCGACCAACAATGGCACTGCCACCGGAGCAGCTCCATCGGCCGATGCCGCCGGAGCAGCCGCATCTTTAGAGCCAACCAAAGCCGAGCTCGAGGCTGAATTCGATCCAAATGACAAGG AGCTCTGCCATGCTGCGTTGAAGATTCAGTCCACATTCCGTGGTCATTTGGCACGCAAGCTGGTCAACAAGGACGCGCCCGAGGATGAGGACATCCAGGAGATAACCAAGAAAGTGGCTGAAGAATTGGACATTGATTTAACCGACCCCGAGCTTAACAAGGCTGCTACCAAAATCCAGGCCTCCTTCCGCGGCCACAAGTTACGCAAAGAAACTAATCCCGAATAA